In Thermofilaceae archaeon, the genomic stretch GTTAGGAGTGAAGGGGCTTAGCCATTAGCAGGTACCTAGCGCCGAGCCACTCGACAGACCCTCTCGGCCTATACCCCCTTTTAAGGTAGAATCGGACGGCCGGGTTACCTACGTGCACCTCCAGCACTATCCACTTGCAGCCAGCTCTCGCGCAGGCTCTCTCTACCAGCTTAAGGAGGAGGGAGCCGTAACCCATGCCCTCTATTGCTGAAGCAATGAAGAGCAGATGGCCGCTCGGCTCCAAACCCCGCAATGCCTTCGCGTAGGCCCAGAAACTTCTTGCAGAGCGGAGCGATCTAAAGAGCACGCGCAGCCCGGCGGTGCGGAGCAGAAGCTTCAGCAGCTCCACCAGCTGGCGGGCCCTGAGCCGCTCAGGCACCGTGTATACGGCTGCTGCGGCAACCTCAGTCCCAAGCTTCGCGCAGATCAAACGCGGGTAACCCTGCCTAGCCAGCTCGACGAGGCCTTTGAAGAACTCGTAGAGCTGCCGGCTGCCTTTTAACGCCTCGGCCAGGAACGGCTCACCTTTGAAGCGGTAGTAGAGGACCTTCTCCGCGCCGGAGCAGCTCACCGCGATCGCTACCTCACGCATAGGCTCTGGAAACGTACTCGCAGAGCGCCCTGTGGCTGTTGAAGTGGGGGGCTATGGTTGCTGCAGCCCTAGCGCAGACGAGCGCGTAAGCCCTGTAGCTCCTCTCGCGGAGCTCCAGAATCTCCAGGAGCTTCGAGTACAGCTCCCTCGCGTCCTCCTCGTCGCTTAGCGGCTCGCTCGGCGATAAAACGTCTTTGCCGAACAGCCAGCCGTTGTGGCCGTCGATCAAGGCCTCCAGCACCCCCCCATCCCTAGAGGCGAGCGTGGGCGTCAGGTTCAGAGCCGCGCGCATCCAGCTGGTCCCGCAAGCCTCGTACGGCGGTCTCGGGACGTGGAGCCAGAGATCCGCCCCCGCGGCGGTGAGCTTCTCAATGCTCGCTTCGCGCCAGCCGATGAAAGCGATCCTCACGTGAGAGAGGGTTGAGATCGCGTCGAGGATCCTCGACAGCTCCTCCCTCCCACTCTGGTCGTCGGGGTGGACGGTGCCGCTGAAAACCAGCTGTATACCGTACCGCTTCCCCAGCTGGTCGAGGAGTTCGCGATCCCTCAGTATGAGAGAGAGCCGCTTGTAGCCCGTGATCCTCCGCCGGGCGGCGATGGTGAACGCCCTCGGGTCGAGCTCGCGGTTCACGTAGCCCCTCGAGCTTGCGTACTCGGCCAGCTCCTTCCTGCACTTCTGCTTCACCGCTACAACCTCCTCTAGCGGCGCGCTCAGGACCCTGTACAGGCGGCCCGGCTCGCCCCTCCAACCGGGAGCCCACTTATCGTAGAAGCTCGCGACGGCTGGGTGAGTCCAGCGCACGTGGTGGACGCCGTTCGTGATGTAATCCGGGTTGGATCCGGGGAAGAGGAGGCGGTGGACTAGGCTGAACTTGCGGGAGACGCAGTTGTAGTAGCCGGCGAGCTCCGCTAGGACCCTAGTCATCACCAGCTTATCGGGGCTCAGCTTCTTAACCATCTCCGGGACATCGTAGTGCTTCTCAACGAGATCGTAGCTGAAGGACTCGTGGCCGTGGGGCAGGGGCGTGTGGGTCGTAAAAACTACCCTCCTCTTCGCCTCACCGGGGTCGCCGCCTCGCTTGAGCAGCTCGATCGCCAGGAAGCCAGCGTGGCTCTCGTTCAGGTGGAACTTCCTAACGTTTAAACCCAGCATCTCGACGAGCTGAAGCGCGCCCAACCCGAGGCACAGCATCTTCAGTAGCCTTTCCTCCCTACTCCCCTCGATGTAAACCCTCGATGTGAGCCCCCTTAGATGGGGAGGGTTTTCGGGAACCCTGGCGTCCAGCAGGTAGACTGGAACCTCGCCGCCAGCCCCCCTCAGCGTCCTTCGCCAGACAGCGAGGTGGATGGGACCCGTCTTCAGATCGATCCTGAGCCTCAAGTCGAGCTTCTCGCAGCAGCTTGCTGGCTCGTAGGGCTCATCCCTGTCCACGACCCTCCCATCGACGATCTCATGCCACACGTAACCTCTATCGTAAGCCAGCGTAACGCCGATCAACGGTACGCCGAGATCGGCAGCTGACTGGAGCAGATCGCCCGCTAAAAGGCCTAAGCCTCCCGCGTACGTCGGCAGCCCCTCCAGCTGGATTTCCATGGCTACGAATACGATGCCCCCTTTACTGGCTTCCACAGCACCCACCCGGAGCTAGAAACGCTTAGCTAGAACCACGATGGCCACCGCCAGGAACGCTATCGCCGCTAGCAGCGTGTCCTTAGAGATCAGCCAGACGACGAGCGCGACGAGAAATGCTGGGAGCAGCATGATGACCGCCTTAATGACGAGCACGATGAGCAGCAATCCCACGAGTACCAGGAGCACAGCCAGGACTAAGCCGAGTAGAGAACCAGCTAGCCAGCCTAAACCAAGCACGGGATCCGGCATGGGGTGAGGTATTTCATTTTAACTGCAAAGGAAGGATGGATGACGGCCGGTGTCCCCCGACCCCCGCGGGGGTTCCCCATACTGGCCGCCCTCACTCGCTGAAGGCGTGGGCGGCCTCGTACGTTGGACGTCGTTGAGCGCGATTTACACCGCACGTTTCAACCAAGTATCCCGGGGGGTTGTCCGGGGCCGGCCGTCTCCGATTGTATTAGTGGAAGAAGTGCTATTTAAACCTTTCGTTCATCGTTGACGCGCCTATTGGGTAAAGTACAGCCCTTAGTGGCTCGATGAGGTTCTGTAAGGGTGATGGCTGCAGCTACTGTGGTGCCAACTCTTTTTCTTTTCCTGCGGGGCATCGGATCTTGGTAGCGAGGTGGCGGTTTTACCCTTGAGGGTTCACCGTTGGGAGCCAAAGAGCGGCACCGTGATCGTGGTTCGAGCAGAAGTCAGGAACACTTGGGATGACGCCTCAACTCCTCAAGCTCTACGAGATCGCGAGGAGTAATGCGGCGGTTACCCCGATCGTGGTGAGCGGTAATCAACTGTGGGAGGTACTCCGGTTTTTGGCGTGATCGGCGAT encodes the following:
- the glgP gene encoding alpha-glucan family phosphorylase, which gives rise to MEASKGGIVFVAMEIQLEGLPTYAGGLGLLAGDLLQSAADLGVPLIGVTLAYDRGYVWHEIVDGRVVDRDEPYEPASCCEKLDLRLRIDLKTGPIHLAVWRRTLRGAGGEVPVYLLDARVPENPPHLRGLTSRVYIEGSREERLLKMLCLGLGALQLVEMLGLNVRKFHLNESHAGFLAIELLKRGGDPGEAKRRVVFTTHTPLPHGHESFSYDLVEKHYDVPEMVKKLSPDKLVMTRVLAELAGYYNCVSRKFSLVHRLLFPGSNPDYITNGVHHVRWTHPAVASFYDKWAPGWRGEPGRLYRVLSAPLEEVVAVKQKCRKELAEYASSRGYVNRELDPRAFTIAARRRITGYKRLSLILRDRELLDQLGKRYGIQLVFSGTVHPDDQSGREELSRILDAISTLSHVRIAFIGWREASIEKLTAAGADLWLHVPRPPYEACGTSWMRAALNLTPTLASRDGGVLEALIDGHNGWLFGKDVLSPSEPLSDEEDARELYSKLLEILELRERSYRAYALVCARAAATIAPHFNSHRALCEYVSRAYA
- a CDS encoding GNAT family N-acetyltransferase, translating into MSCSGAEKVLYYRFKGEPFLAEALKGSRQLYEFFKGLVELARQGYPRLICAKLGTEVAAAAVYTVPERLRARQLVELLKLLLRTAGLRVLFRSLRSARSFWAYAKALRGLEPSGHLLFIASAIEGMGYGSLLLKLVERACARAGCKWIVLEVHVGNPAVRFYLKRGYRPRGSVEWLGARYLLMAKPLHS